Below is a genomic region from Microbulbifer sp. ALW1.
GCGGCCATTATTGCCCGTGAATTGGGTATTCCCGCGGTCGTTGGCTGTGGTGACGCTACCGAGAAGCTGGCCACCGGGACTCCGGTGACCGTGAGTTGTGCGGAAGGGGACACCGGTTTTGTGATGGCCGGCCAGCTGGATTTCGAGCGTTCTCTCACGGAAGTGAGCGATATGCCGGACCTGCCGTTCAAAATCATGCTCAACGTGGGTAACCCCGACCGTGCGTTTGCCTTCAGCAACCTGCCCAACCAGGGCGTTGGCCTGGCGCGCCTGGAGTTTATTCTCAACCGCATGATCGGTATTCACCCCAAGGCGCTGCTGGAGCTGGATCGCCTGCCGGTAGACCTGCAGAAGAACATTCGCGATCGCATCGGTGGTTACGCCAGCCCGGAAGACTTCATCGTAGAAAAGCTGGTGGAAGGCATTGCCACCCTGGCTGCGGCCTTCGCGCCCAACCGCACGATCGTGCGCTTGTCGGACTTCAAGTCCAACGAATACGCACACCTGGTGGGCGGTCAAATGTACGAGCCCAGTGAAGAAAACCCCATGCTGGGCTTCCGTGGTGCCGCGCGCTACCGCTCCAAGGATTTCCGTCAGTGTTTCGCGCTGGAGTGTAAAGCACTGAAGAAAGTACGCGACGAAATGGGGCTCACCAATGTTGAGATTATGGTGCCCTTCGTGCGTACGCCGGACGAGGCCCGCCAGGTTATCGAACTGCTGGAAGAGAACGGCCTCAAGCGCGGTGAGAATGGCCTCAAGGTCATCATGATGTGTGAACTGCCGTCCAATGCGTTGCTGGCGGACGAGTTCCTGCAGTACTTCGATGGCTTCTCGATCGGTTCCAACGACCTGACTCAGCTGACCCTGGGGCTGGACCGGGATTCCGGGCTGGTTGCGGAGTTGTTTGACGAGCGCGATCCGGCGGTGAAAATCCTGCTGTCGCAGGCCATTCGCGCCTGTAAAAAGGCCGGCAAGTATGTAGGCATCTGTGGCCAGGGCCCGTCTGACCATAAGGACTTTGCACAGTGGCTGATGGAAGAGGGGATCGATAGCGTGTCTCTTAACCCGGACACCGCAGTGGATACCTGGTTATATCTCGCCAACCAGAAAGTCTGAGATCAAAAATGCCGGTTAATTGATGCCGGCACGGCTTGACTCTTAAAAAAGCGACCATTTTGGTCGCTTTTTTTATGGGCGTAGCAGAAATATTTTTCTACTTTACAGGCACTTTCGATGAACCCATGGTACCTGGATTGCGGTTCACAACCTTGTGGTTCAACGGGTCAAACCTTAAGGCGATTGCCAATTTCCATAAAAGCGGGCAGACCCCATTGAAATCAATCTAAGCACCTAACCCCCAATCAATAGAATCGAAACAGTCTCTGTCTTTGTGTCCTGCGCCTTTCGGCCATCAGGATGACAATGTGTTTGATCGAGCCAGCTTTTTTCCATTAGCCAGCCTTTTTTACACAAGCAGGGGTTATTGATTGAGGTAGTGATAGAGGTGTCAAGATGCAAAGAAGTTCGTCGTACAGACCAAACAACGGCAGTCGAGAATTGATGTCCGTCGCCAGTTCGCCGGGTGGCGGTGGTATGGCGGCGACGATCCATGCATTTAACGGTGGTTTCGAACATCGTGTGCGCTGTTCCTGGATGGTGATGCTGGTTCTATTGATTGCCACATTGATGGGCGGGCTCTGGCCGTCCCTTGCTGATGCAAACACCGGTGCCAACTGGTTCGACGATCAAGCGGCCATGAACTCTTCAGGCTCACCGTCCATCCGTATTAACTTGTCGGAGCAAAAAGCCTACTTCTACAAAGGTGGCCGCCTGGTGGGTGTTTCACTGATTTCATCCGGTAAAAAAGGCTTCAGTACCAGCCCTGGCAAATTCCGTGTCTTGGCAAAACGCCCGAACCACCGCTCGAGTATTTATGGGAGTTATGTCGATCGCAGTACCGGTCGGGTGGTGAAAGCCGACGTGGATACCCGTAAACACCGCCGTCCTTCCGGTACTTATTACCGCGGTGCGAAAATGAATCACTACATTCGTTTCAACGGCGGTATCGGTCTGCATGCATCC
It encodes:
- a CDS encoding L,D-transpeptidase family protein, translated to MSVASSPGGGGMAATIHAFNGGFEHRVRCSWMVMLVLLIATLMGGLWPSLADANTGANWFDDQAAMNSSGSPSIRINLSEQKAYFYKGGRLVGVSLISSGKKGFSTSPGKFRVLAKRPNHRSSIYGSYVDRSTGRVVKADVDTRKHRRPSGTYYRGAKMNHYIRFNGGIGLHASGHVPRYPASHGCVRMPPHMARKFFQYARVGMPVSVSY